A section of the Candidatus Nitrosacidococcus sp. I8 genome encodes:
- a CDS encoding cytochrome c/FTR1 family iron permease codes for MQCRFFTYPIFWLGLLSYSIISYGALNQPAQNALHMLDYISVDYPTFVQNEQVLDDQEYQEQQEFSQTVVKTLKTLPDNPEKDILLQQAQKLVIQINNKESGEAITTIANKIHDDLIQAYHLEIAPKNIPDIAIGKTLYQEHCTSCHGVSGNGKGPNAENLDPQPTDFRDKIRQDQRSIYSLFNTLTLGVSGTAMPSFQENLSEDQRWAIAFFVSTFSATEKERVNGKTLWQQGISKEIFTNLQILTSQTPKEIKTQYGEQAQSVLAYLRSDPSQINRGQSPLEFSQQRLKQSLEAYQQNNYPKAQQLAIEAYLEGFELIENNLDAINSQLRIQVEQEMMAYRQMIHKKVSLDTLEQQYESLYHLLEKTQQRLQETEFSTTAVVLSALTIIVREGLEAVLVIGALLSVLIRTQRRDGLVYVHAGWIIALIFGGLTWLAATHFIKISGASREVTEGIAALIAMIILLYVGFWLHSKTYADGWQRFISKQVQGALNQRTLWALASLSFLAVYREAFETVLFYEALLTQVGATGKSAVLWGFIAGTGLLIILSSIIFYSSIRLPLKLFFSSTSAILALLAVVLAGKGISALQEAGWVSLDSVSFPTIPLLGIYPSWQGLSLQGVILALIFLGFFYQNRMVQNDKAAQ; via the coding sequence ATGCAGTGTAGGTTTTTCACATACCCAATTTTTTGGCTAGGGTTACTTAGCTATAGCATTATTAGCTATGGAGCGTTAAACCAACCCGCTCAAAATGCTCTGCATATGTTGGATTACATTAGTGTAGATTACCCTACCTTTGTTCAAAATGAACAAGTACTAGATGATCAGGAGTATCAAGAGCAACAGGAATTTTCCCAAACCGTTGTAAAAACTTTAAAAACCCTCCCTGATAATCCTGAAAAAGATATTCTTCTACAACAAGCACAAAAGCTAGTGATTCAAATAAACAATAAAGAATCTGGAGAAGCTATCACCACAATAGCTAATAAAATCCATGATGATCTTATTCAAGCCTATCATCTTGAGATTGCTCCTAAAAATATACCTGATATTGCGATAGGAAAAACTCTATATCAGGAACACTGTACCAGTTGCCATGGGGTAAGTGGGAATGGAAAAGGTCCTAATGCTGAAAACTTAGATCCGCAACCTACCGATTTCAGAGACAAGATTCGCCAAGATCAACGTAGTATCTATAGCCTATTTAATACCCTAACTTTAGGAGTATCAGGAACGGCTATGCCTAGTTTTCAAGAGAATTTAAGCGAGGATCAACGCTGGGCTATCGCATTTTTTGTCAGCACATTTTCAGCTACTGAGAAAGAAAGAGTTAATGGAAAAACTCTTTGGCAACAAGGAATAAGTAAAGAGATTTTTACTAATCTACAAATCTTAACTAGCCAGACCCCAAAGGAAATAAAAACTCAGTATGGGGAACAAGCTCAGAGTGTTTTAGCTTATTTACGCAGTGATCCTAGCCAAATTAATCGTGGTCAATCTCCATTAGAATTTAGCCAACAACGCCTGAAACAAAGCCTTGAGGCTTACCAACAAAATAACTACCCTAAAGCACAGCAATTGGCTATTGAAGCCTATTTAGAAGGGTTTGAGTTAATCGAAAATAATTTAGATGCCATCAACTCCCAGCTTAGAATCCAAGTTGAACAAGAAATGATGGCCTATCGCCAGATGATTCATAAGAAAGTATCTTTAGATACGTTAGAGCAACAATATGAGTCTTTATATCATCTACTAGAGAAAACCCAGCAGCGCCTACAAGAGACAGAGTTCTCTACTACCGCTGTTGTTTTAAGCGCTTTAACTATCATTGTTCGAGAAGGATTAGAAGCGGTATTAGTCATTGGTGCTCTACTCTCTGTGCTTATCCGTACCCAAAGGCGAGATGGATTGGTTTATGTTCATGCTGGCTGGATCATTGCCTTAATCTTTGGTGGACTTACATGGTTGGCAGCTACCCATTTTATCAAAATTAGTGGAGCAAGCCGTGAAGTTACTGAAGGGATCGCAGCACTCATTGCTATGATTATTCTACTTTATGTAGGATTTTGGCTTCATAGTAAAACTTATGCAGATGGTTGGCAGCGTTTTATTTCTAAACAAGTGCAAGGAGCTTTAAACCAAAGAACCCTTTGGGCACTGGCTTCTTTATCCTTTCTTGCAGTATATCGAGAAGCATTTGAAACTGTATTATTCTACGAAGCACTCCTTACTCAAGTAGGTGCTACGGGAAAAAGTGCGGTACTATGGGGCTTTATTGCAGGTACTGGGTTGCTTATTATTTTAAGCAGTATTATTTTTTACTCAAGCATTCGCCTACCCTTAAAGCTATTTTTTAGTAGCACCTCAGCTATTCTTGCTTTACTCGCTGTAGTATTAGCTGGTAAAGGTATCAGTGCATTACAAGAAGCAGGTTGGGTCTCCCTAGATTCAGTATCTTTCCCAACCATTCCGCTTTTAGGCATATATCCAAGCTGGCAGGGGCTGAGTCTCCAAGGAGTAATATTAGCACTTATTTTCTTAGGATTTTTCTATCAAAATCGAATGGTACAAAACGATAAAGCCGCTCAATAA
- the corA gene encoding magnesium/cobalt transporter CorA, translating into MTHYTKSHLKMQEFSEVSECQGKILESENVWVHIQDLADYKTLLHLAALFNIHPLAVEDIFKKEQRPKIEPYEEQLFIVLGLPTIEDNTLKIRRVGLFLGKNYLISFCDGVNNPFTTLQKKLHKKNNTIQAHSIDYLFYTLVDSVIDQGFPLLESKGEEVENLEEILLFQPTRTELTHIHRLKRELLHLRRIFWPQREVVNALLHMESDLIRSDTQIYLRDCYDHSIQLMELLETYRDMAGNMLDLYLSSISNHTNEIMRVLTIISTIFIPLTFIVGVYGMNFESNNHNPWAMPELRWHYGYPIVWLVMISIVIGLLVFFKKRKWF; encoded by the coding sequence ATTACCCACTATACGAAATCTCATCTTAAAATGCAGGAGTTTTCTGAGGTATCTGAATGCCAAGGAAAAATTCTTGAATCTGAGAATGTTTGGGTTCATATCCAAGATTTAGCAGATTATAAAACTTTATTGCACCTTGCGGCATTGTTTAATATTCATCCGTTAGCGGTAGAAGATATTTTTAAAAAAGAACAGCGTCCCAAAATAGAGCCCTATGAAGAGCAATTATTTATTGTTCTAGGATTACCTACTATTGAAGACAATACTTTAAAAATTAGAAGAGTAGGGTTATTTCTAGGAAAAAACTATTTAATCAGTTTTTGTGATGGGGTAAATAACCCCTTTACAACACTTCAAAAAAAATTACACAAAAAAAACAATACGATTCAAGCACACAGTATCGATTATCTTTTTTATACCTTGGTTGACTCTGTAATCGATCAGGGTTTTCCTTTGTTAGAGAGTAAAGGAGAAGAGGTTGAGAACTTAGAAGAAATTTTATTATTCCAGCCTACCCGAACTGAATTGACTCACATACATCGATTAAAGCGAGAATTATTACATTTACGACGAATATTTTGGCCACAAAGGGAAGTGGTTAACGCATTGTTACATATGGAAAGTGATTTAATTAGATCAGATACCCAAATATATCTTCGAGATTGCTATGATCATAGTATCCAGCTCATGGAACTATTGGAGACTTATCGAGATATGGCAGGAAATATGCTCGATCTGTATCTCTCTAGCATCAGTAATCATACCAATGAGATTATGCGAGTACTGACTATCATTTCCACCATCTTTATTCCATTAACGTTTATTGTGGGAGTTTATGGGATGAATTTTGAGTCAAACAATCATAATCCTTGGGCAATGCCAGAATTAAGATGGCATTATGGCTATCCGATAGTGTGGCTAGTCATGATTTCTATTGTGATTGGATTACTAGTATTTTTTAAAAAGCGTAAATGGTTCTAA
- a CDS encoding DUF599 domain-containing protein encodes MMSYWDYGFTVLAAIILSGYHIWLLWKTRHQPLSTAIGLSRRIRKIWVKQIIAENQALLAIQTLRNWTMAATLLSSTAILIALGILNVAFMTKGQPDLAKIIDYFGYSSNRFWFLKLVTLSSNFFFAFFNFILAIRYYNHVGFIITVSGHQESGISVESVIKIFQRGADHYTLGMRGYYFSIPLSLWLFGSIWLFVGSLLLIAILFRLDRFE; translated from the coding sequence ATGATGTCTTACTGGGATTATGGGTTTACTGTACTCGCAGCGATTATATTAAGCGGTTACCATATTTGGCTTCTTTGGAAAACTCGTCATCAGCCCTTATCTACCGCTATTGGGCTATCTCGCAGGATTCGTAAAATATGGGTTAAGCAAATTATCGCTGAAAATCAAGCGTTACTTGCTATTCAAACCCTTAGAAATTGGACGATGGCAGCCACTTTATTGTCCTCTACTGCAATTTTAATTGCATTGGGAATTTTAAATGTAGCTTTTATGACAAAAGGTCAGCCTGATCTTGCGAAAATCATAGACTATTTTGGCTATTCTAGTAATCGATTTTGGTTTTTAAAATTAGTCACTTTAAGCAGCAATTTTTTCTTTGCTTTTTTTAATTTTATCTTGGCTATTCGTTACTATAATCATGTAGGTTTTATTATTACAGTCTCTGGGCATCAAGAATCAGGTATTAGTGTGGAATCTGTAATAAAGATCTTTCAGAGAGGAGCGGATCATTACACTTTAGGCATGCGAGGTTATTACTTCTCTATTCCATTATCTCTATGGTTATTTGGATCAATATGGCTATTTGTAGGTTCACTGCTATTAATTGCTATACTCTTTAGACTAGATCGATTTGAGTAA
- a CDS encoding TolC family protein, translating to MSESIEMLTKKISILLFIEFIFISTLTGCGAYYSSRFPKIGLASVRDQEVINEREIIKTPLAQDIKKNLQEDSSFIINEPIGNITLSQTLASVLMNNPQLSVFSKEIRAREAEIIQAGLLPNPELHFDSEDLANDQLLQFGDGPQIISSLSQVILLGGKRMKRVIAANLTRDLATWDYEVQRMNVLTQASKNFTAMLNAQEKLDLVKQLMQLAEQVVYVVSKRVERGKTSPVEETKARVALSSVRITLIHATQDFNASKKRLAALWGSTDPKFERIIGQFGKIAPIPSLEQLTQLIHQNPDLARWATELTQRKAIVDLEKSEAIPDITVSIGDILYPTPGQGMSRNVHGLAAGISVPLTIFDRNQGNILAAYHRLAKAEDAQYAARVQIVSDLSTAYQQLASARAEAIILNTQTVPGAQSAFDAATRGFSLGKFDFLSVLNAQQTLFDSKAQYLQALTEYHQSVAEVERLIGDRLEAAMNLGG from the coding sequence TTGAGTGAAAGCATAGAAATGCTTACTAAAAAAATCTCTATCTTACTATTTATAGAATTTATTTTTATATCTACCTTAACTGGGTGTGGTGCGTATTATAGTTCCCGATTCCCCAAAATTGGGTTAGCTTCCGTAAGGGATCAGGAAGTCATTAATGAGAGGGAGATAATTAAAACGCCCCTAGCTCAAGACATTAAAAAAAATTTACAGGAAGATTCTAGTTTTATAATTAATGAGCCAATAGGAAATATTACTTTATCTCAAACATTGGCTTCTGTACTTATGAATAATCCACAGCTTTCTGTATTTTCAAAAGAAATTCGAGCAAGAGAGGCAGAAATTATTCAAGCAGGTTTATTACCAAATCCAGAGTTGCACTTCGACTCAGAAGATCTTGCTAACGATCAGCTCCTACAATTTGGAGATGGTCCCCAAATTATTAGTAGTTTAAGTCAAGTTATCCTCCTTGGGGGAAAACGGATGAAGCGAGTGATTGCAGCTAACCTTACTCGGGATCTTGCCACTTGGGATTATGAAGTGCAGCGAATGAATGTATTAACTCAAGCCTCTAAAAATTTTACTGCCATGCTCAACGCTCAAGAAAAATTGGATCTTGTAAAACAGTTAATGCAACTTGCTGAACAAGTGGTTTATGTTGTTTCTAAGCGAGTTGAAAGAGGAAAAACCTCGCCTGTCGAAGAAACTAAAGCTCGAGTGGCTCTATCTTCTGTACGAATAACACTAATTCACGCAACACAGGATTTTAATGCATCTAAAAAGCGATTAGCAGCACTTTGGGGAAGTACTGATCCTAAATTTGAAAGAATTATAGGTCAGTTTGGAAAAATTGCTCCTATTCCTTCTTTAGAACAATTAACTCAGTTGATTCATCAAAATCCTGATCTTGCTCGCTGGGCTACTGAACTTACTCAGAGGAAAGCTATCGTTGATTTAGAAAAAAGTGAGGCAATTCCAGATATTACTGTGAGTATAGGAGATATACTTTATCCTACCCCAGGGCAAGGAATGAGTAGAAATGTACACGGGCTTGCTGCTGGAATTTCAGTGCCTTTAACTATATTTGATCGTAATCAGGGGAATATTTTAGCAGCATACCATCGTTTAGCTAAAGCTGAAGATGCCCAATATGCTGCTCGAGTACAGATTGTTTCTGATTTGAGTACTGCCTATCAACAATTAGCCAGCGCTCGAGCAGAGGCAATTATTTTAAATACTCAAACTGTCCCAGGGGCACAAAGTGCTTTTGATGCAGCTACTAGAGGGTTTAGTCTAGGTAAATTTGATTTTCTCAGTGTGCTTAATGCCCAACAAACTCTTTTTGATTCTAAAGCCCAATATTTACAGGCACTTACTGAATATCATCAATCTGTCGCAGAGGTAGAACGACTTATTGGAGATCGACTTGAAGCAGCCATGAATCTTGGAGGGTAG
- a CDS encoding efflux RND transporter periplasmic adaptor subunit yields the protein MKYNTKYVAILSVIGVGIILGVLILRSGSPSDSVYDQQKIEDFKKDSQKEQGTNSNYPSIHITAETQQKIGIQIKTAGPVIIQSILTLPGEIELNPKKVSDVVSRVDGIATKVYKFIGDKVIKDEILAILESQTLADLRSQYFVALRQLDFAKVIAEREEILWKEKVSAKQDYLAAKIELQKAKILVEAATQKLLALGIPKDQVLDSNIPYNRYELRAPFDGEVIQQNLVLGESASSTSIVFSIADLSTVWGEITIYTRDLKDIQIGHSVMIEATDAGFTTTGTVFYIAPLVGQKTRSTTAYVQIPNPEGYWYPGLFINAKISHKENQTPVAVDRGAIQTYQDHPIIFVQHDGDQFEARSVVLGVKDDQWVEVREGLSAGESYVASNSFILKSELNKFDTMDAAE from the coding sequence ATGAAATATAATACCAAGTATGTTGCAATATTAAGCGTAATTGGAGTAGGTATCATCCTTGGAGTGCTTATATTAAGATCAGGATCTCCTTCAGATTCTGTGTATGATCAACAAAAAATAGAGGATTTTAAAAAAGATTCTCAAAAAGAACAAGGGACAAATAGTAATTACCCTTCTATACATATTACTGCAGAAACACAACAGAAAATAGGTATTCAAATAAAGACTGCTGGTCCTGTAATAATTCAGTCCATCTTAACTCTCCCTGGGGAAATCGAACTTAACCCTAAAAAAGTATCTGATGTAGTCTCTCGGGTGGATGGAATAGCAACTAAAGTCTATAAATTTATAGGCGATAAAGTAATAAAAGATGAGATTCTAGCTATTTTAGAAAGCCAAACATTGGCAGATCTAAGAAGCCAATACTTTGTAGCGTTACGTCAGCTAGATTTTGCTAAAGTAATCGCAGAGCGAGAGGAAATTTTATGGAAAGAAAAAGTTTCTGCAAAACAGGACTATTTAGCAGCAAAAATTGAACTACAGAAAGCAAAAATTTTAGTAGAGGCAGCAACTCAAAAACTCCTTGCTCTAGGCATTCCTAAAGACCAAGTCTTGGATTCTAATATTCCTTATAATCGCTATGAGCTGCGAGCACCTTTCGATGGAGAGGTTATTCAACAAAATCTTGTATTGGGCGAGTCTGCTAGCTCTACCTCAATAGTATTCTCTATTGCCGATCTTTCTACCGTTTGGGGAGAAATCACAATATACACCAGAGACTTGAAAGATATTCAAATCGGTCATTCAGTGATGATTGAAGCTACAGATGCGGGATTTACTACTACTGGTACTGTTTTTTATATTGCCCCCTTAGTAGGGCAAAAAACACGTTCAACAACAGCCTATGTGCAAATCCCTAACCCTGAAGGTTATTGGTATCCTGGTTTATTTATAAATGCCAAAATATCTCATAAAGAAAATCAAACTCCTGTGGCTGTGGATCGTGGTGCAATACAAACCTATCAAGATCATCCAATCATTTTTGTCCAACATGATGGAGATCAATTTGAAGCACGATCAGTAGTTTTAGGCGTAAAGGACGATCAATGGGTTGAAGTACGAGAGGGCCTCTCTGCCGGTGAGTCCTATGTCGCTAGTAATAGTTTTATTCTTAAATCCGAGTTAAATAAGTTCGATACTATGGATGCTGCTGAATAA
- a CDS encoding efflux RND transporter permease subunit yields MFSYLLNFSLQQRWLVIAVVFALSAFGVFSFQHLPISAVPDISNVQVMVATNAPGYSPLETEELITFPVELAMLGAPRLEKIRSISKYGLSQVTTIFEDGTDVYFARQQINERIQAATANLPPGIVPRIGPISTGLGEIFLWSLKTTPDAHKPNGSSYNITDLRTLLDWVISPQLLTTPGLVEVNSMGGYQKEYHVTPDPKKLVAYGLSFQDVILALTNNNNNIGAGYIEHRGEQYLIRVPGRVHTLDEISHIQVELSQGIPILIKDIATVLLGKELRTGAATKDGKEAVIGIAMMLMGKNSHDVAHATRKKLLEIDYSLPKGVETEPFYDRTMLIDNAINTVSHNLLEGAALVIIILTLLLGNVRAALIAATVIPLSLLFTISGMTIGGISANLLSLGAIDFGVIVDGAVVIVENSVRHLAEEQHRLKRPLTLAERMESVYKSSEEARRALLFGQMIIMVVYIPIFALTGVEGKMFHPMAQTVIIALLGAMIFSITFVPAAIALFIGQWVSEKENFFMSIAKKAYVPVLKFSLENRSLMVVIALVTVILSGLLVTRVGTEFVPSLDEGDMLIANIRMPGTSLSQSIEMEKDLEKLLLSFPEVKTVAARIGTPAIATEVMGPERSDTYVMLKPREEWPNPKLLKQDLVDTIAKKVDALPGAAFHEYSQPIQDRMNMLLSGVKADVAIKVFGEDRSILLETADRIAAIVKTIPGASDVRVEQVTGLPILNIKMNQRNLARYGLNKADIQNLVQAATGGVIAGKIYLGDRRFNLVVRLPEQYRQDISDLSRLPIPLPINPVSSSEISQPFSGFSLSLGKTDFNIQDNDGVSYIPLSSVAEIDIHAGPNQISREDTKRLIVATFNVRGRDMGSVVAEAQEKIKAKMKIPAGYWVTWGGNFELMIAAAKRLTIVIPVALLLVFFLLYSTFGNFKDGLLVFTGIPFALTGGIVSLWLRGINLSISAGVGFIALSGVAVLNGLVMVAFINKLYKEDGLSLEDAVYHGALTRLRPVLMTALVASLGFIPMALAVSAGAEVQRPLATVVIGGILSSTILTLLLLPTFYAWAYSNRSSLKSIAINSSEPTNSHIDPNNHRDNGIEK; encoded by the coding sequence ATGTTCTCCTACCTATTAAATTTCTCACTCCAGCAAAGATGGTTAGTCATCGCTGTTGTTTTTGCGCTTAGTGCTTTTGGCGTTTTTAGTTTCCAGCATCTACCGATTAGTGCAGTACCTGATATTAGTAACGTCCAAGTGATGGTTGCTACTAATGCCCCAGGTTATTCCCCCTTAGAAACTGAAGAATTAATTACTTTTCCGGTAGAGTTAGCAATGCTAGGAGCTCCTCGGCTTGAAAAAATACGTTCTATCTCAAAGTATGGTCTATCGCAGGTAACGACCATTTTTGAAGATGGCACAGATGTTTATTTTGCACGCCAGCAAATTAATGAGCGTATTCAAGCTGCTACAGCAAATTTACCTCCTGGAATCGTACCTCGCATTGGTCCTATTTCTACTGGGCTAGGGGAAATATTCTTATGGTCCTTAAAGACTACACCTGATGCTCACAAGCCAAATGGCTCTTCTTATAATATTACCGATTTACGTACCCTACTAGATTGGGTAATTAGCCCGCAATTACTGACTACTCCAGGATTGGTAGAAGTAAATAGTATGGGCGGCTATCAGAAAGAATATCATGTGACTCCCGATCCCAAGAAATTAGTTGCCTATGGGCTAAGTTTTCAGGATGTAATCTTGGCACTTACTAATAATAACAATAATATAGGGGCAGGATATATTGAACATAGAGGAGAACAATATCTTATTCGGGTACCTGGGCGAGTACATACTTTGGATGAAATTAGTCATATTCAAGTAGAGCTTTCTCAAGGGATTCCAATTCTTATTAAAGATATTGCTACAGTATTACTAGGCAAGGAGCTGCGTACTGGGGCAGCAACCAAAGATGGTAAAGAAGCAGTAATAGGCATTGCTATGATGCTGATGGGTAAAAATAGCCATGATGTTGCCCACGCAACAAGAAAAAAGCTATTGGAAATAGATTATTCCTTACCTAAAGGGGTGGAAACAGAGCCTTTTTATGATCGCACTATGCTAATCGATAATGCAATTAATACTGTATCTCATAATCTGCTTGAGGGTGCTGCACTTGTTATTATTATCTTAACTTTACTGCTTGGTAATGTCCGTGCTGCTCTCATTGCTGCTACAGTTATTCCTCTTTCTTTATTGTTCACTATTTCTGGAATGACTATTGGCGGAATCAGTGCTAATTTGTTGAGTTTAGGGGCAATCGACTTTGGGGTGATTGTGGATGGGGCAGTGGTCATTGTAGAGAATAGCGTCCGCCATTTAGCAGAGGAGCAACATCGGTTAAAGCGTCCATTAACCTTAGCTGAGCGTATGGAATCAGTTTATAAATCTTCTGAAGAAGCACGACGGGCATTGCTATTTGGGCAGATGATTATTATGGTGGTATACATTCCGATTTTTGCCCTCACTGGGGTGGAAGGTAAAATGTTTCATCCCATGGCACAGACAGTAATTATCGCTCTTTTAGGGGCTATGATTTTTTCAATTACTTTTGTACCTGCAGCTATCGCTCTTTTTATTGGACAATGGGTTTCGGAGAAAGAAAATTTCTTTATGAGCATAGCAAAAAAAGCTTATGTACCCGTACTCAAATTTTCCCTTGAAAACAGATCCCTCATGGTAGTTATTGCTCTCGTTACCGTGATTTTAAGCGGTTTATTAGTGACTCGAGTAGGCACTGAATTTGTACCTAGCCTAGATGAAGGGGATATGTTAATTGCCAATATTCGAATGCCCGGCACCAGCTTGAGTCAATCTATTGAGATGGAAAAGGATTTAGAAAAATTATTATTGTCATTTCCTGAAGTAAAAACCGTTGCTGCTAGAATTGGTACCCCTGCAATAGCCACTGAAGTTATGGGTCCTGAGCGAAGTGATACTTATGTGATGTTAAAACCTCGAGAAGAGTGGCCAAATCCAAAGCTTCTTAAACAAGATTTAGTTGATACCATAGCTAAAAAAGTAGATGCTCTTCCAGGTGCTGCATTTCATGAATATAGCCAGCCAATTCAAGATCGGATGAATATGTTGCTATCTGGGGTAAAGGCAGATGTAGCTATCAAGGTATTTGGAGAGGATCGCTCAATACTATTAGAGACGGCTGATCGTATTGCAGCAATTGTTAAAACTATACCGGGTGCTTCAGACGTACGGGTAGAGCAGGTGACGGGGTTACCTATTTTGAATATAAAAATGAATCAACGAAATTTAGCTCGCTATGGACTCAATAAAGCAGATATTCAAAATCTTGTTCAAGCGGCAACTGGTGGAGTAATCGCTGGGAAAATTTATTTAGGAGATCGACGCTTTAATCTAGTTGTACGACTACCAGAGCAATATCGACAAGATATTTCTGATCTAAGTCGTTTGCCTATTCCCTTGCCTATAAACCCTGTTTCTTCTTCAGAGATTTCTCAACCCTTTTCAGGATTTAGTTTAAGTCTTGGAAAAACTGACTTTAATATTCAGGATAACGATGGAGTGAGCTATATTCCTTTAAGTTCAGTGGCAGAAATAGATATTCATGCAGGACCAAACCAGATTTCCCGAGAGGATACTAAGCGATTAATCGTTGCCACTTTTAATGTTCGGGGTCGAGATATGGGTTCAGTCGTGGCGGAGGCACAAGAAAAAATTAAAGCTAAAATGAAAATTCCTGCAGGTTATTGGGTAACTTGGGGAGGTAATTTCGAGTTGATGATCGCAGCGGCAAAACGGCTTACTATTGTGATTCCTGTCGCACTCCTCCTTGTATTTTTTCTACTATATAGCACTTTTGGTAACTTTAAAGATGGTTTATTAGTCTTTACCGGGATTCCCTTTGCACTCACGGGTGGAATAGTTTCACTTTGGCTACGAGGGATTAACTTATCCATCTCTGCTGGAGTAGGTTTTATCGCCCTCTCTGGGGTAGCTGTTCTTAATGGTCTAGTGATGGTAGCATTTATTAATAAACTCTATAAAGAAGATGGATTATCACTAGAAGATGCTGTTTATCATGGTGCACTTACCCGCCTTCGCCCAGTGCTTATGACAGCACTAGTCGCTTCCTTAGGCTTTATCCCTATGGCATTAGCGGTTAGTGCAGGTGCTGAAGTACAGCGTCCCTTAGCTACCGTAGTGATTGGAGGAATTCTTTCCTCTACTATACTTACTTTATTACTTTTACCTACTTTTTATGCTTGGGCTTACTCAAATCGATCTAGTCTAAAGAGTATAGCAATTAATAGCAGTGAACCTACAAATAGCCATATTGATCCAAATAACCATAGAGATAATGGAATAGAGAAGTAA
- a CDS encoding DUF4870 domain-containing protein, with translation MDNMNVAISNNTPNPEERLWATLAHLSSFLGGLLTSPTAGWGCFVGPLIVWLIKRNTMPFVDDQGKESFNFNITLGIFSLALFLLVTITFGLGLIIAIPLWVMLAIYWLVFTIIASFKANQGEQYRYPLTLRIFH, from the coding sequence ATGGATAATATGAATGTGGCTATAAGTAATAACACGCCAAACCCTGAGGAACGATTATGGGCAACTTTGGCTCATTTATCTTCATTTCTTGGTGGATTGCTTACGAGTCCTACCGCAGGATGGGGTTGTTTTGTAGGTCCTTTGATCGTGTGGCTGATTAAGCGTAACACGATGCCCTTTGTAGATGATCAGGGAAAAGAATCTTTTAACTTTAATATTACTTTAGGTATTTTTTCTTTAGCCTTATTTTTACTCGTTACCATCACTTTTGGTTTGGGTTTGATTATTGCGATACCTTTATGGGTAATGCTGGCAATTTATTGGTTAGTCTTTACTATTATTGCCTCTTTTAAAGCCAATCAAGGAGAGCAATATCGTTATCCTCTAACTTTAAGAATTTTTCACTGA
- a CDS encoding HPF/RaiA family ribosome-associated protein: MKLPLEVTFRDTEYSPAVEENIKEQADKLHQFYEEIIRCHVIVEKGDKHHNHGNIYHVRIDLTIPGKELVVSREPEKNHAHEDVYIAIRDSFRAMRRQLEDHVRRQRDQGKHSKILPDEDEQDKSS, translated from the coding sequence GAATATTCACCTGCGGTGGAAGAAAATATAAAAGAACAGGCAGATAAACTACACCAATTCTATGAGGAAATTATTCGCTGTCATGTGATTGTAGAAAAAGGGGATAAACACCACAATCATGGCAATATCTACCATGTAAGGATAGATTTGACTATTCCGGGAAAAGAGCTTGTGGTCAGTCGTGAGCCTGAAAAGAATCATGCCCATGAAGATGTCTATATTGCTATTCGAGATTCTTTTCGAGCGATGCGCCGCCAACTAGAAGATCATGTACGCCGCCAGCGGGATCAGGGAAAGCATAGCAAAATATTACCTGATGAAGACGAGCAAGATAAATCTTCCTGA